TGGTTCAGGCGCCTGGGCCTGCCAGCGTGACCGTTATGCCGTCGCCCCAACCATATGTGGCAATTGCGTGGCGGTTGCAACTGACGACTCGCCGCGCTGAAGCACTCTCGCTATGATCGGCAGGGCTGGCAGAGACGGGCCTGGTTCAGGCGACCGCGCCTGCCAGTGCGACCGTTATGCCGTCTTCCCGACCATATGTGGCAATTGCGTGGCGGTTGCAACTGACGATTCGCCGCGCTGAATCACTCTCGCTATAACCGGCAGGGCTGGCAGAGGCGGGCCTGGTTCAGGCGACCGCCCCTGCCAGTGCGACCGTTGTGCCGTCGCCCCAACCATATGCGGTAATTGCGTGGTGGTCGCACCTGACGACTCACTGCGCTGAATCACTCTCGCTATGACCGGCAGGGCTGGCAGAGACGGGCCTTGGTTAGACGACCTCGACTTCGAGGGCGACCGCTTCACCACCTCCCAGACACAGTGCGGCAATCCCGCGCTGGCCGCCGCGCTGGCGTAACGCTGAGATGAGTGTCACCAGGACACGTGCTCCGCTGGCTCCTATCGGATGGCCGAGAGCAATCGCGCCACCGTGGACATTGACCCGGTCTGCATCGAGGGCCAGGGCACGCAGGTTCGCAATGACCTGGGCGGCAAAGGCTTCGTTGATCTCGAACAGGTCGTAGTCGTCGAGGGTACGGCCTGCCCGCTTCATCAGCCGTTCGATGGCAAACGCCGGTGCGGTGAAGAGTTCAAGCGGCTTGACGGCGGCCTGGGCGGCTGTGCCGATGCGGGCTAAGGGTTGCACCCCCAATTGGGCTGCCCGGCTGGCTCGCATTAGTACGACTGCTGCCGCGCCGTCGGTAATGCCGGGGGCATTGCCGGCAGTGACGGTGCCGTCGGTGACAAATGCCGGTTTGAGCTTTGCCAGTGCAGCCAGCGAGGTGTCGCGTCTGGGGCCTTCGTCAGTCGTCACCAGATTGACCTGGCCTTTCGGCCCTGGGACGGTTACCGGTGCAATTTCGGCCTGGAAGGCGCCGCTGTCCTGAGCGGCTACTGCGCGTTGGTGTGATTGCAATGCGTAAGCATCTTGCTGTTCGCGAGTGACATTGAAGGTGCGCGCAATCCATTCAGCGGCCACTCCCATGTGATGATGCTCAAAAGCGCACCACAGACCATCGTGAACGACAGCGTCGATGATCTGGCCGTGGCCGAGCCGGTAGCCGTGGCGGGCCTGGGGAAGCAGGTATGGCGCACCGCTCATGTGCTCCATACCGCCGGCGACAATGACATCAGCTTCGCCGGCTTTGATCAGGGCGGTGCCGATCATGACTGCCTTGAGGCCACTGCCACAGACCTTGTTGATGGTCAGGCCGCCAATTGTATGCGGCAAGCCCGCACGCAGAGCTGCCTGGCGTGCCGGTGATTGTCCCAGGCCGGCGGTGACTACGCAGCCCATAATGCATTCATCGATGGAGTCTGCCTCAATTCCGGCCCGTTGGACAGCCGCTTGCACGGCGGCTGCACCTAAATCGATGGCACTCAATCCGCTGTAGGCGCTGTTGAAGCGCCCGATTGGGGTACGCGCTGCACCAACAATGACGACATCGTCCATAGTTTGTTTCCTCGTTTGGCTTAGACTGGTGACACTCTATAAGATGTTGACTATTATAACGGGTTTCATAACAGGCAGCTTGAGGTGTCTCTTAGAAGCCTACCACACCGGTCTCATACAAGCGTCCCACTACGATCAGTAGCATGACCAGAATGCCTGCGCAGATCAGCCCCACTTCACGCGGTGATCGTCCACGCAGGGCGGCAGCGGTTGCCGGAATTAAGCCGACGGCCACCACGCCGTAGATGACGTGCAGCGCCATGCGGAAGAGATCAGCCTGCCAGAGGAGAAGCAACCCTATCACGGACTGGGCAATAATGAGCAGTTGCAAGATGCCGAGTGGCGCCTGCATGCTGCCCCGATTGCGCCAGGCTACAATCAACGCCCAGATCAAGCTGACGACGATAACCAGCGTTATGGTGAGCTGTAAGCGGCTGTGTAAAGCAAAAAGTCGTTCCATGGTGGGATATTGTAGCACGGTATGCGCCTTCGCCCGCACGCGGCTGATGTGGATGGAGTTGCACTGTCGTGTAACAGTGTCAATCGCCGCCGGCATCATTGCAGGGTAAATACGGTATACTGGCATTATGACGGACCTCCCGTCGGTTACATACTCCAAACATATGTCAACAATAGGTTTCACTGAGTGTCTCATTATTTTGCTGCTGGTAGCCGTTGTGGCGGCTCTTGCCTTTCGTGCCGGCTATTTTCGTGGGCGTAATCGGTGATGTCTTTGGATGCATCGCAACGATTGTTTCCGGGAAATCCGGTAATGCTTTGGGCAAGCGATGGTTTCGCAAGAGTGGCTTCTTCGCTTCAAAATGCGACACATGCATTCTGCTGGTATAGCGCCGTGCCGGTATGACGACACCATGAAGTAAGGATACGGGCTGTGGGCATCATCTACGGGTTAATCGCAGCATTGGGTTGGGGGACGGGTGATTTTTTGATTACTCGTGCCTCGCGCCAGATTGGCTGGCAATGGACAATAGTATGTTCGCAACTATGCGGGATTGTGGCGATTGGGCTGGTATTGGGAATTCGCCATGATCCACTACCACCGCTGGGATTGGCATGGCTGGTTGCGATTGCCGTGAACCTGCTCAATCTGACCGGTACGCTGTTGCTTTATCGAGCATTCGCCATTGGCACGCTCGCCATTGTCTCACCGATCTCGGCCAGCTTTGCCGCAGTCACTGCGGTGCTGGCGTTTTTAGATGGTGAACAGATAGGCTTGCTAACCCTTGCCGGTACGGGATTGGTGATTGTCGGGGTGATGACTGTCTCGCGTGGGCCGGGCAAGGTACGCGCCGATCTGCGGGGTGTGCCAGAGGCAATTGGGGTTGCGTTGAGTTTTGGGTTTTTCTTCTGGCTCGTCGGTGATGTTACGGCAACGTTTGGCATTGCGTGGCCGGTACTTATCGGGCGCGTGCTCACGTTGCTGGCCGGGATTGTCATTATTCTGATCGCCCGGCATCCAATCCCGCGCCTGAGCGGTCGACATCTGCGTTTGATCATCGCTGCCAGCGCACTCGATACGGTGGCATTTTTGAGTTTCAATACCGGTATTGCCACTGCGTATGTCAGCGTCGTGACCGCGCTGGCCTCGATTTTCAGTGCGGTTACGGTGGTACTGGCGTGGCTGATTTTGCGTGAGCGATTGGCACATAGCCAGTGGGTCGGTGTGGCCGGGATTCTGGTTGGTGTGTTGCTGGTGAGCTTGCCGTGAGCGACCGTGACTCACACGTTCAACATAGGTCGCCAGCAACCGTTTGGTTGGAGGGGATGGATATTCTTCCTGATAGCACCCACACCGACAGGGGCGAATGGTCATTCACCGCTTTAACATTACCAGACAGGCATAATCGGTCTCAAATCTGGTGTAAGAGATGACAGGCTAGAAGTTATCTCGTTTATTCCTGACCAAATCTATGATTGTAACGAGCACATCCAGCACTCCCGTGACCGGCAGGCTTAGCGACGTGCCACGCGCCGGGTCGTGATCCTGACTGCTGCGGCAGCATGGCTGCCGCACTCCACACCGCGCACCACGCGCATGACGAGCGGGCAAGGTAATCAATGCGGCGAGTGATGGCTCGACTGGAGCTGTTCTCTGCCAACGAGCCAGAAGCAGGGTAGGCTATCGTTGGTAATTGGCAGGTGTGCATGCGCCTGGGCGACAGTCTGGGAGCACGGACGAGCACCCACAGCATCCTCTTGACCAGCAGGGTCAACGGTGTGCCACGCGCCGGGTCGTGATCCTGACTGCTGCGGCAGCCATGCTGCCGCACTCCACACCGCGCACCACGCGCATGACGAGCGGGCAAGGCAATCAATGCGGCGAGTGATGGCACGACCGGAGCTGCTCTCTGCCAACGAGCCAGAAGCAGGACAGGCTGTCGTTGGTAATTGGCAGGTGTGCATGCGCCTGGGCGACAGTCTGGGAGCACGAACGAGCATCCACAGCATTCTCGCGACCAGCAGGGTTAGCGACGTGCCACGTGCCGGATTGTGAGCACGGCTGCTGCGGCAGCATGGCTGCCGCACTCCACACCGCGCACCATGCGCATGACGAGCGGGCAAGGTAATCAATGCGGCGAGTGATGGCTCGACTGGAGCTGTTCTCTGCCAACGAGCCAGAAGCAGGGTAGGCTGTCGTTGGTAATTGGCAGGTGTGCATGCGCCTGGGCGACAGTCTGGGAGCAGGATAGCACAGCTTTTATTAAATCACCCAAGCTGCCACCTATGCTGTGAGCAGGCCGCGTGACTGACTGCCAGGATGAACAGTACGACGCCGCGCACAACATCGTGCAGCGTACCTGTAGGAACGATGTGGGTAGCAGCCAGTTCCCATCGACGCGCTACGTTACGCACGCCTGACGGTAGTAAATCAGGTTATGCCCATCCTCTGTGTCCTTCGTGCCTCTGTGGTGACAAAGGTAGCAACCTGGGTTAGATAAGTTCTATAGATAACTGACATAAAAATCGTTCATTTGCGTACCGTGAAGTCTTCCGCACGCAGCGCTGAACTGAAGTTCTGCATCCAGAATGATTGTTCGCTGTTGTCGCTTACCAGGCATTAGCACGTTCACATCACCCCCAATGTATGCACCTGCTGGATTCAGGATTTGATATGATCTCCGCCGGCCAACTGGATCAACACCGGCTCCTCGTCACCGCTGATCAGGATTGCCCGACCTGGAGGCTGCTCACTGGTACGTTGTTCAGGGAGCGGTAAATTCAGACCGAGCAGCCGTGTCCCCGACTCGTAGCGTCCCGGCCAGATGACAAGACCATTGCGACTGCTGTCCAGAGCACGCAGCAGTGGATCGTCGGCATACGTGATCCCGGCAGCAACAATTAGATGAAACGGCTCATTCCCGGTTTGGGCCAGTTCAACGAGCTGTTGGAACAGGTTTGGGGTTGCGCTGTAGCTTTGTGTAAAGTGGTCACGCCAGCGCTCGCGACATAGGTGGTAGTCATCGATAATCACGAGATGGCGAGCAGTCGGATTGCGGCGCAACCCGCTCAGTTCTGCGCTCAAGGTTGCGATTCCCTCTTCGTCGGCAACGTAGCGTACCGTCTGTGGCAGGGTTTGCAAGTGGTGCAGGCTGCGTCGTGGGCCATCAATGATCACAAAGCGAAGTGACGGCTCAACCGTTTGCGCACTCCGCACGATGATCCAGAGCGCTGTGCTCTTCCCGCTGCGGCGCGGCCCAACGATTAGTGCATGAGGTGCCTCTGGGGTCAGACAGATATACACCGGCCCCGGTGGTTCGGCAGCCCAACCACAGGACAGGCGCAGCGTAGTATCGCGATAGCTGGACGGTGGCAGTTGAGCGAATGGCAATTGTTCTGGCAGTAAGGCTAACGGTGGTGGTAGCGTCGTAGCAGTGTTACGTGTTGTTGCAGTCAGTGCTGCGATCTGCGTGCGCACGGCAAGTGCCAGTTCACGGCTATCACTGCTGTCACCACTTCCCACCGGCAACGCAACCTGCACCTCCAGCAAACCCTCATCGGGATGGAGCCAGTACCCACGACCGGGAAGATGGGGTGGGAGCTGAATGGCAGGCCGTAGCCCGAAGACATCGGCATAATCGTTCAGATCGGGCAGCCGTAGCGCCAATCGTTGTGTGAACTGGGCAGCCAGGCGATAGGGAATGTCGGCAGGTCGATCCGCAGAGACCACCAGATGAAAACCTGCATCACGACCATTCCGCGCCAGACGCACCAGATCGGATAGATCGCTTTCGCCGGCAGCATCGCGCAACTCATCACGCACGGCGGCCAGGCGATCCACCACCAACAGCAACGCCGGACCTGGTGATTGACCGGCAGCGATCCGCGCACGCCGCTCGCGTACTTGATGTTCGAGCTGGCGGAAGAGTGACACCATGGCTTCGCGCTCGAAGGGACGTACCAGCGCACCCACATGCGGCAGGTCGGTAAACAGGCTTAACAGACGACCATCACCGTCGATGATGTAGCACCAGAGGTTGTCTGGCGAAAGGCATCGCGCCAGTTCAAGCACGATTCGGGCCAGGGTTGTGCTCTTGCCACTGGCCGGTCCGCCAAATACTGCTACATGGCCGGCCCGCAAGTCAATCACGAGCGGTGCTTGCCGACTCTGTTGCGGTATATCAAGCAGACCGATCACGGTGTGCAGATCGGATGACGGGACATCTAGGGTTAATCGGGAAGGAAGTGGTGGTTGCCAGATCGGCGTTGGTTGCCAGTTAAGCTGATCGAGATAAGCACGACCGGCGTGGATGAGGCGCTGACCAATGAGTTCAAGATCGCCCGGCCCGTTTGCCTGCCCACTCAATCGCGCAACCTGAAGCAATCGGACATCACTACCACTACGCATGTAGGCACGGCCCGGCAACTGCGACGGCAAAAATGCGGCATCAGGCCGTTGCAACATCTCCCGGCTATCATCACTGCTACCCAAACGGAGTGCGATAAAGTAACTCAATTGACTGCGAATCTCATCACTGACGACGCGGGCCGGTTGTTGGGTTGCAATCAGCAGATGCACTCCCAGCGAGCGACCCTGTTTCACTACCCGCACGAGTGCGCTGACAAAATCGGGACAACTGCGCGCCATTTCATCAAACTCATCGAGCACAATCAACAAATTGGGTAGTGGTTCCAGGCGCTGACGATTGGCCAGATCACGATAGTCGGCGATATTTTCGATATGAACCCCGTAGCGTTCGGCGACTGTGCGTAACACAGCCTTGCGACGGCGCAACTCACTGCTAATCGCGGCGATGGCACGTGCCGCCAAACGTCCATCAAGGTCGGTCACAAAGCCTGTTGTATGCGGCCAGGCAGCAAACGGTGCTAACGCAGCTCCGCCTTTAAAATCAATTAACAGGAGATTGAGCCGATCAGGGCCATGGGTAACTGCCAGAGCGGTAATAATGGTCTGTAACAAGACACTTTTCCCGGCACCGGTGGCACCGGCAATAATGCCGTGCGGACCATGTTGTTGTTCGTTGAGGTTGAGATAGCACGGCTTCCCTTCGCTCAATGCCCCAATTGGCACATCATCATGCCAGGACATTGCAGGTTGTTGCTGCCAGCGCACGGGTACAGGCTGGTCGTCTGGAAGCAGCGCCGATAACAGATCGAGGAGGCGTACCTGGCGCGGTAGATGATGACCGGCACCGATCTCATTGAGACGCACGGTTGCCAGGCGAGCGGCTAACCGTTCAACCTCGCGGCGATCAAGTAGATCGGGCTGGAATGGGGTTACCGGCCACGCCTCACCGGCCCGCGTCCATCGCCCCATGCGTTGATCAACTTCAACCATCGCCGCACAATGCTCAGGAATGTGCGACCAGTCATCGGTTAATACCACAACGATGAAGCGATGGGCACCACCATCACGTAACAACTGACCGAGTGCAGTATGTGTTGTGATGAGGGTGGCACTATCCACAACGATTAAAAACGGCACCTGATGATTTGTGGGCAATTCACGGCGACGACTAAGTTCATCGAGCAGGCAGGTTAACAGCGACTCGGTAGCCTGTGGTTCGGTTGCAATCAAAGATCGAGCAACCGAGGTTGCATCGGGAGCCTGACAGTGCGGCAAGCGAGCAATCCACTGCCAGTCGGCAGCAGTGGCGAGGCCAGCAATCACACCAATCCGCAACTCAGTTGGCGCGTGCAACACCGCAGCCTGGGTGAGCATAGCGTAGGCAAGCCCCAATACTGCCGGACGTGGCCCGGCAATGCCGAGCGAGCCAAGCTGGAGCAGTGGAATGTACACCGGCACCTGATGGAGGCTGGCATACTCGGCGATGACCTGATCGATCCGCCGGTCAGCCGGTGCACCGGACGCAACTACGGCCCGCGCCGACGCCGGCAGCGTGCCGCAACCCACGCGCAATTCCAGCGCATCGTCATCACTCAGACGCCGTTCCCACAATCGCGGTTCGGGTGATCGCGACCGCTCATCGGCGCCGGCAATCCGTAACAACTCCACCGGATCGGGGGCCAGATAACGCCGGGCAGCCCGCTCCTCCTCGTGCAGGCGACGCAGGCGCGACCGGGCCATGGTGAGCCGGTCAACAAAGACTGCCTGCTGTTCAGCGTAGGTCTGCGCCTGCCGGCGCGCCGTATCATGTTCGTGAAACAGGGTTACACCACCACTCAGTACTGCCAGCACCAGCGCCGGCACCGCTGCCAGCCACGATCCGTACCCAATCAGCGCTGTGGCCCCAAACAAGAGCGCAGCGATGATCGGAAGGAGTGCCTGCAACCAGACCGTATTCGGACGCGGTGATGGTGGCGGTGGTGGTGCAGGTAAATCAATCGTTTCCACGCTCCAACGCGGACGGAGACGGGGTGGACGATTAAAGTTACTGTCCGGCATTGTGCATCACCTGCTGTAATGAGCGTTCACGGTTGATCCGGTCTTGCTCGGCCCGTGCCCGGGCACTGGCCTGAGCAATCGCCTGTGCCGCCTGTAAACAACGATCACGCAAGCTCGTGGCGGTAACCTGCAGGGAAGCCTGCCGCAAAGCCCATTCCTCCTGGCGTGGCCCTTGCCAGGCGGCGAGCAATTCGGCAGCAGCCCGTGCGCGTTGCCCGGTCTCTTCATCAAGCACAGCCGCCATGCGTCGCAGCGCACCGATAGCATCATCAGATGCCCGCCAGTTCCACCAGACATCAGGGCGTCCCGACATAGGCACCTCCTTGTGGGATAACTCGAACTACGTCACAACACAATCACAGATCAGGATCATTCATGCCCACAACGGGTCGACAACCACATCAACTTCATCAAACGGCAGTGGCGGTATCTCTACCAGGCGGAAGTGGGTCGGATCAACCGTAAACGGCAGCGTTTGGGCAGTTTCCGGTAATTGGGTATAGTCAGCATCCTGGTAGGCACTATGGACAATCATCGGCTGATTGATGCGGTTATTGTCCAGCATGTATACAGCATCGCGATACTGCTCATCCTGGTGCCCTGCCCCAACCGACAATGCCAGTTTGTCATCGCTGTCAACGTAGTGACGTACAGTCACCGGTTGACCGTTGATCACAGGTGGCACATCGTCCCATTCGCCCTGCGGACGCACGGCCCCCTGCGTGGTCACACTGGCTAACTGAATATTGCGCTGCGCCAGAGCTGCCTGCACTCGCGGATCGTTGCTCAGCAGAATACACATCCCACCACCCATACTGTGCCCGGTTAGATGGAGCGTACTGCCTTCCGGCAACTCGTTGATCAAACGCAAGACACGTCCGATAACCGTCTGATAGTACCGGTTCTGCTCGATATATTCCTTGCCCGCTGCGGTATCGATCACCGAAACCAGACCATTGGTCCCAACAGGCATGTTGTTAAGGCTGAGACCGTTAATGCCAATTGCAAACTCGTCCTTACCCACCTGAGCCGCCCGCACCTCCTCGCCATAATAGGAGCTAATCAAGCCGTGGGCATTTGCCTGCAATGCCGCTGGAGATACCCGGTACGGTTGCTGTGGGTTGGTCTGATCCTCCAGCGGTGGAAAAACGTCGGTGACTGCTGCCTGACCGTCAGGCTCGGCCTCTGGGCCTGCGGTAGGGCGGATCGACACCAAAAGCCGAAGATCCCTTCTGACTTTAGCATCGAGTTGTTCCAGATTCATGGCCAGTTCCCGCATTTCGGCAAGGGTAAGATACTGAAATGCATCAATCCAGAAGCCGCTCTCGGTGAACGCCAGAATGTCTGTCGGACTTTGGATTATTTCCGGTAGACGAGGAGCAGCACTGAATCCTGCAGCAGCGCTGAACTGTGCCAAAAAGATTGACAGAAATTGCTGTTGGAAGCCCATCTGTAACATCACATCGGTGTTCCAAATCATACTCTGATTGAGCAGACGCCACATCTGGGCCTGGCTGGGAATAAATGGCCTCAGTTGCGTCAGATGGTAGCGAACCTGTCGCTGCCAGTGTTGCCAGAGCAAATCGGCAGCGAAGGCGGATGCACGAAGCGTAACCTCAGCGATCTGCCTGTGTACAATTGACCGGAAGAGCGCAGGTTCCCACACCATCATCCATCCCAGTGTCCGCAGCGATGGCGCAAGCTCACGTTCGACCTGCCGGAGATGGTGAATAACCGCCTCAAAGCGGTACGTGCTCCCCAGCAGATGGATCGCTATTGGCAACGGCTGCCAGGGAAGCAGAAGCGGAGTGTAGATCGATACCCGCCAGAAGAACGACTGCACCGCCAGAGTACGCGAGCCGGGCCAGAGCAGATTGAGCCACCAGCGTTGTAAAGGCGGCAGCTTCTGCACCATCCAGCCTGCTGCCAGGCAGGCAGCCACTCGCAACACGGTCTTGTGATGGGGGGATAGCGATGGTGGAGAGCGGAGTTGCCATATCACCCGAAACGCTACCCGTGCTCCAATATCAAACACTGGCCCATTGAGCGAGGTCAGACGACGCAGGGCAACCGTCCCGAATGTGGTGAGCGCGACGGTGCTTACATCCCAAAAAGAGGGGTGCCGGAGTGTCCCCCGATCAGCCACTTCGAGGCGGTCAGCGGTTGTGCGCACCCACTCAACCATCTCGTTAATCGCCCGGCAATGCGCAAACAAGGCATCGCTGAGGCCGTTAAGGTGCGGAACCGTATATTCACGACACTGGCCGGAGAAATAATGCAAGGTATTGGCCAGTCGCCCGGCTTCCGCGTGCAAACGATCATGACTGGTGGTTGTTACAACCGCGAAGCGCCGTAAATGCTCTGGAATAGCAGCAACGGTATTCATGACTTATGCAGCCTCACAGATCCAGGCTCCAAACTCACTCATTTTTGCCCGCAATCCCGGACCACCAGTCGGCCACAACGCCAGCAGATCATCCCGATCAGATGCCGGCGCAACCCACCAGCCCCCATACCGTCCGGCAACGATGATTGCCCCACGAGCTTCTGAGTCAGGCTGACGCAACTGTCGGATCGCCGCCAGCGCGTGGCGGGTTGGTTGGGGACCAATCATCTCAATCAGTGGACGCACCTTCGCCGGAGTATGGCCGTGCCGTTGAAACACACGTGCTGCGGTATCAAGATCATCGTGTTGCAGAGCATTGAACGCGGTCAACAATCCCTCACCATCCAGCATGAGCGGCTCTGTACTGACCGGTTCAGGAATGTTCTCCGGCATCACCATCGCCAGCATCGTGTCGATAACATGCCCGGCACCGGGAAGTGCGGCAAAGCGATGTATGTCTGGCGCTGGGCTGGAGTGCAACACAAAGTTCGCGCCGGCGCGACTGATATGGCTAAGACGTGTGGGTGGGCCGCTGGCGACAATCATCAGACTATCGGCGAGCGCCGCTGTACGCAATAACGTCGCCAGACCGGCATCAGGTGTCGGTAGGTGATCAGGCTGGGCCGGTAATTTCAACAGGTCACGCGCTGCCAGACTGCCAACTGCCGCACCGAGTACACCTTCAAGCACCGGTCGCTCCGGCAACACACTCGGCCCCAGCGCAAAAGGCCGGGGCAATTCGAGTAGACCAAGCAACAAAAGTAGCTCGGCATGGCTGATCTGAAAGGTGAGTGACATACGCTGCTCCAGTTTCCTTCTTGTTCAGGCCATATATCGGACCAACCAATTGGGAGGAAAGCCGGTGAGAGGCCGACCCAGGAGCGCACATAAACTTGACAGCCTCTCACCGGAGTGAGGCTCTAGCGCTTACTGACCACCGGCCTGCATGATGTTCTGATTGATCTGGGCTACCTGCCGGCGCAGATCCTCAAGCGCATCGCGAATTGCCAGCAGCTTCTGATGCGTCTCCGCCCAGTGCGAGCGAAACTGAGCGGCCAGACGACCATCCCAGTTGTTGGGGTCCGAGAGCAACTGTCCCTCGCGATTCAAATCGTTAATTTGCTGCAACAGCGGTCCCTGCACAATGCGCTGGAAACGCTCAATAGCTTCGCGGGCGGTAGCGGTCGAGAGTACGCGGTCGCTCATGGTGTCCTCCTTTGCAAGATAAAGAACGGTTGCATATATAGAACCGTAAAAAGGGGCCAAAAGGTACGCGGGAAAAGAAAAATTCATCAAAATTGGGGTGATAGGAGGGAGAAAATAGGGCATAGGACATAGGAAATAGGGAGAAGCGCAGGTAGGTTTCCCTGGGCTATTTCTGATGACGGGTGTGGACATAGGAGGCAGAAAATAGGGCATAGAAAATAGGAAATAGGGAGAAGCGCAGGTGGGTTGCGCTGAGCTATTTCTGATGACGGGTGTGGACATAGGAGGGAGAAAATAGGACATAGGAAATAGGGAGAAGCGCAGGTAGGTTTCCCTGGGCTATTTCTGATGACGGGTGTGGTGCGTTCAGTGGTGTGATCCGCTGTCCGGTTCCCTGCTACTGGCAGGTTTAAGAACGGATAGAAGAGAATAGGTCTTGAGGACGCCTGAGTGCCCTCGCTCCCGCCCTCTCTCCCGCTTGCGCGGGCTATGCATTATCCGAGTTATGGGTAATGCGTAGCCACACAACCCTGACACTCCGAATGTGGCAGGAATATCATTTCGTGGAGTGGGTTCTCTGGATGAAGAGCGTTTACTATCACGTACATCACAGGCTCTAACTCGCGTTACCGCAAGCTGCAATCGCTACCATTTGGTGGTATGCTACCAGCGGGCAGCCAGTTGCCATCACGTTCCTCGCAGAGGACTCTGCACATTGAAGTGACGGTTGACAACTTATGAGCAACGACATCCGTTTTCCATCTGATTTTCTTTGGGGTGCAGCAACGGCGGCGTATCAGATCGAGGGAGCCTGGAATGAAGACGGCAAGGGCGAGAGTATTTGGGATCGCTTTGTCCGGCGACCTGGTGTTATTGCTAACGGCGATACCGGTGACATTGCCTGTGACCATTACCATCGCTACGAAGAAGACCTCGATCACATGGCAGCGTTAGGATTGAAAGCGTACCGGTTCAGCATATCGTGGCCACGTATCTTCCCAACCGGCTCTGGGCAGCCCAATCAGCGCGGTCTCGATTTCTACCGGCGGCTCATTGATGGTCTGCACCGACGACATATTCTCCCTGTGGCTACCCTTTACCACTGGGATCTGCCGCAAGCCCTTGAAGACCGTGGCGGCTGGACGCAGCGCGACACAGCACTGCGTTTCGCCGAATATGCCGATTACCTCTTCCGCACCATTGGCGGTGAAGTAGCCTTATGGGCGACGCATAATGAACCTTTCATTCAGGCATTTTACGGCTACGGCAATGGCGAGAATGCACCGGGAAAGCGTGTGCCGTGGCGAGTGCTGGCTGTAGTGCATCACTTACTGTTATCACATGGCCTGGCGGTCAGTGCCTTTCGCGCCGCCCGCCCCCAAGCGGTGCGCAGTGATATGCCATCGCCTCAGATCGGGATTGTGTTGATGATCTGGCCGCAGTATCCGGCCAGCCAGCGGATTGCCGATCAGAAAGCAGCGCAGCGGATCGATGGGATTATGAATCGGCTGTTTTTAGAGCCGCTCTTCTGTCGGCGTTATCCCGCTGATATGATCGATCACTTTGCCCGTCGGCTGGTGTTTGCCCCAATTCAGCCGGGTGATTTCGAGATTATCGGTCAGCCTATCGATTTTCTTGGTATCAATACGTACACCCGCTTGCTCAATGCCTTTACCTGGCGGGAGCCGTTTACTATG
This genomic window from Chloroflexus aurantiacus J-10-fl contains:
- a CDS encoding GH1 family beta-glucosidase — translated: MSNDIRFPSDFLWGAATAAYQIEGAWNEDGKGESIWDRFVRRPGVIANGDTGDIACDHYHRYEEDLDHMAALGLKAYRFSISWPRIFPTGSGQPNQRGLDFYRRLIDGLHRRHILPVATLYHWDLPQALEDRGGWTQRDTALRFAEYADYLFRTIGGEVALWATHNEPFIQAFYGYGNGENAPGKRVPWRVLAVVHHLLLSHGLAVSAFRAARPQAVRSDMPSPQIGIVLMIWPQYPASQRIADQKAAQRIDGIMNRLFLEPLFCRRYPADMIDHFARRLVFAPIQPGDFEIIGQPIDFLGINTYTRLLNAFTWREPFTMAKQVPGPLPKTAMGWEIYPDCIVEALQKARSYTSLPLYITENGAAFDDPAPGPSDQVVEDPQRVAYLQSHIEACRRAIAAGIDLRGYFVWTLLDNFEWAKGYSKRFGIIYTDYTTQRRVWKRSAFVYRDIIARNGLFGNESS